One window of Quercus robur chromosome 12, dhQueRobu3.1, whole genome shotgun sequence genomic DNA carries:
- the LOC126709364 gene encoding dehydration-responsive element-binding protein 3 → MSMNELQQYSETESTSNSNPSSPSSPQQQQQQQNPKKTKRNIHERDSGKHTVYRGVRMRNWGKWVSEIREPRKKSRIWLGTFPTPEMAARAHDVAALSIKGNSAILNFPELADSLPRPASLAPRDVQAAAAKAAQMTKFDSLAPSASLSTLVSAMDLSKESEELSQIVELPSLGTSYESEQDFSKEFVFVDSVDGWGMYSPPWFQTNMENFGAETNVMLNSFEGLLWEC, encoded by the coding sequence ATGAGCATGAATGAACTCCAACAATACTCAGAAACAGAAAGCACTTCAAACTCAAACCCATCATCCCCATCCTCacctcaacaacaacaacaacaacaaaacccaaaaaaaaccaaGCGTAATATTCACGAGCGTGACTCAGGAAAGCACACAGTGTACCGTGGAGTCCGCATGAGAAACTGGGGCAAATGGGTGTCTGAAATCCGCGAGCCACGCAAGAAATCACGCATATGGCTCGGAACTTTCCCAACTCCAGAAATGGCCGCTAGAGCTCATGACGTTGCTGCTCTTAGCATCAAAGGTAACTCTGCCATTCTCAATTTCCCAGAGCTCGCTGACTCTCTGCCACGCCCTGCTTCACTAGCCCCACGTGATGTTCAAGCCGCGGCAGCCAAAGCAGCCCAGATGACCAAGTTTGATTCTTTAGCTCCTTCGGCTTCATTGTCTACGTTGGTTTCAGCGATGGACTTGTCTAAGGAGTCAGAGGAGTTGAGTCAGATTGTTGAGTTGCCGAGTTTGGGGACGAGTTATGAGTCAGAGCAGGATTTTAGTAAGGAATTTGTGTTTGTTGACTCGGTTGATGGATGGGGGATGTACTCGCCGCCATGGTTTCAGACTAATATGGAGAATTTTGGAGCAGAGACTAATGTGATGCTAAATAGCTTTGAAGGTTTATTGTGGGAATGTTAA